In Calonectris borealis chromosome 8, bCalBor7.hap1.2, whole genome shotgun sequence, a single genomic region encodes these proteins:
- the C8H1orf52 gene encoding UPF0690 protein C1orf52 homolog isoform X1 translates to MAEEGEDPLGYFAAYGSSSSDSEADEPQPDERQAGGGAAAGGSPGRRPRLPPPDELFRRVSQPPAFLYNPLNKQIDWESRVLRAPEEPPREFKVWKNNAVPPPETYSPPEKKPPPPPALDMAIKWSNIYEDNGDDAPRQASKAQFLPEEEQEPPGSDGEKDDEPASAKKRKLDSGEQTKKKKL, encoded by the exons ATGGCGGAGGAGGGCGAGGACCCGCTGGGGTATTTCGCGGCCTACGGCAGCTCCAGCTCCGACTCGGAGGCTGACGAGCCCCAGCCCGACGAGCgccaggcggggggcggcgcggcggcggggggcagcccggggcggcggccgcggctgcCGCCGCCCGACGAGCTCTTCCGTAGGGTGTCGCAGCCACCCGCCTTCCTCTACAACCCGCTCAACAAGCAGATCGACTGGGAGAGCCGCGTCCTGCGGGCGCCCGAGGAG ccccccagggagTTCAAGGTGTGGAAGAACAACGCCGTGCCCCCGCCGGAGACCTACAGCCCGCCCGAGAAgaagcccccgccgccccctgccctCGACATGGCCATAAAGTGGTCCAACATCTACGAGGACAACGGCGACGACGCGCCCCGGCAGGCCAGCAAAGCCCAGTTTCTGCCGGAGGAGGAGCAGGAACCGCCGGGATCGG atgGGGAAAAAGATGATGAACCAGCTTCTGCTAAGAAACGTAAACTAGACTCTGGGGAGCAGACAAAGAAGAAGAAGTTATAA
- the C8H1orf52 gene encoding UPF0690 protein C1orf52 homolog isoform X2: MAEEGEDPLGYFAAYGSSSSDSEADEPQPDERQAGGGAAAGGSPGRRPRLPPPDELFRRVSQPPAFLYNPLNKQIDWESRVLRAPEEPPREFKVWKNNAVPPPETYSPPEKKPPPPPALDMAIKWSNIYEDNGDDAPRQASKAQFLPEEEQEPPGSGI, translated from the exons ATGGCGGAGGAGGGCGAGGACCCGCTGGGGTATTTCGCGGCCTACGGCAGCTCCAGCTCCGACTCGGAGGCTGACGAGCCCCAGCCCGACGAGCgccaggcggggggcggcgcggcggcggggggcagcccggggcggcggccgcggctgcCGCCGCCCGACGAGCTCTTCCGTAGGGTGTCGCAGCCACCCGCCTTCCTCTACAACCCGCTCAACAAGCAGATCGACTGGGAGAGCCGCGTCCTGCGGGCGCCCGAGGAG ccccccagggagTTCAAGGTGTGGAAGAACAACGCCGTGCCCCCGCCGGAGACCTACAGCCCGCCCGAGAAgaagcccccgccgccccctgccctCGACATGGCCATAAAGTGGTCCAACATCTACGAGGACAACGGCGACGACGCGCCCCGGCAGGCCAGCAAAGCCCAGTTTCTGCCGGAGGAGGAGCAGGAACCGCCGGGATCGG GCATCTGA